CCGCGCTGCGGACGGTCGGCTCGGCCCGGAGGCCGAGATCGGCGCTGCGCACCGTGGGCAGCGACTCGCCGCGCTGCGAGAGCATCGTGGGCTCCGAGCCGCGGCTTCGCAGCGCGTTCGAGAGCGTCACGCCGGGCGCGGGCTTCGCTGGCTCGGAGGACGGCCGCATCCCGGGCGGCGCCTCGGTGACGCGCCCGCCCGGCACGATCGACGGCGAGATGCGCATCGGCGGGGGGTTCACGTCGAACCCCGGGCGCGATCGATCGCGCGAGGACGAGAGGCGATCGCGCTCGTTCTCCGGGGCGTTCCCCAGGCTCAGGGCCATCCGCCGCTGCACGTTGATCAGCCTGCCGAGCGCCGTCGTCCTTCGGGGCGGATCAGGCGCGACGCGCTCGAGCTCGCGGACGACGTCGCCGGCCGTCTGGAACCGCTTCGCGGGATCCTTTTGCAAGAGCCGCTGCACGATCGCCTCGAGCCGCGGGTCGACGGTCACGCCCGCCGAGGCGAGCGTGGGCACCTCGGCGTGCACGACGCGGAACGCCGTCGCCACGGCGGTCGGCGCGCGGAACGGCCGCGTGCCCGTGAGCACCTCGTAGAGCAGCACGCCCACCGAGAAGAGATCGCTCCGACCGTCGAGCGGCGACTCCCCCGTGGCCTGCTCGGGCGAGAGATAGTCGGGCGTCCCGAACACGACGCCCGTGCGCGTCCGCGGCGAGGGACCGTCGGAGTCGAGCACCTTGGCGATGCCGAAGTCGAGCAGGCGGACGACGGCCGAGCCGCGGCTCGGATCGAAGGCGATGAAGATGTTCTCGGGCTTGAGATCGCGGTGGATGATCCCCGCGCGGTGCGCGGCGTCGAGCGCCTCGAGCACCGGGATCGCGACGCCGACGGCGGCCTCCATGTCGAGGCGACCGAAGCGCGCGAGCGCCATGCCGAGCGACTCGCCGTCGAGGTGCTCCATCACGATGTACGGACCGAGCTCGCCGACGCCGGCGTCGATCACGTCGACGATGTTCGGGTGGCGGATCCGATTGACCGCCTGCGCTTCCTGGAAGAACCGGTGGGAGAGCTCCGAGTTGTCCGCCAGCTCAGGGTGGAGGAATTTGATCGCAACGGCGCGACCTGCGAGCACGTGCTCCGCCCGGAACACGTCCCCCATGCCGCCCCCGCCGATGCGCTCCGCGAGGCGGTACTTGTTGTCGACGAGGAGGCCGGGGGTCGGGGGTCGAAACGCCATCTGCTGCCGCTGGCGGGCGAGGGACCAACGTCATGGTCCCCGAGAACACGCGTCCCTGTAAAGGGTTGGGAGGCACGCCCCTCCCGAAAGCCGATCCTATTCCGTCGGTGCGTGCTGCGGCCCAGGTGATCGGGTCGACGCGCGAGACGGTGACGCTGACGCTCGGGGCGTTCCGGAAGGAGGGCGTGCTCGACGCGGCGGGGCGGCGGCTCATCGTGAAGGACCGCGAGGCGCTCGCCCGGAAGCGCTAGCGGCGGCGTCAGCCTGCCGCGGCGCGCGGCTGCTCCTGGAGCGTGGTGCGCAGCTTGTCCAGCGCGCGCGAGAGGCGGGATTTGACGGTGCCCACCGGCACCGCGAGGCGCTCGCCGATCTCCACGAGGGAGAGCCCCTCGAAATAGGCGAGCTCGAGCACCGTGCGCTGGTCCTCCTGGAGCGCGGCCACGACGCGCCTCACGCGGGCGCAGTCGGAGCCGAGCGCCGGGTGGACGCGCATGCCCGGGAGCACGGCGCTCATCGCCTCCGGCTCGGACAGCGCGTGGAGGGCGCGCCGGGCGTCGTCCGGCGCGACGTCGATGAGGGCGGCGAGGCGCGGCGCCATCGGGTGAACCGCTCCCGGCGATCCACCGAGGCGAAGAGCCGCGCGCGCAGGCGGCCCTTCGGCGGGACCGGCGGCAGCGCGAGGGCGACGGCCGCGACGGCGGCCTCCGCGTGGGCGAGCCGGCGCGCGCAGTCGCCGGAGGCGCCGAGGTGCGCTTCGACCTCGGCGTCGCGCGCCCATCCCGCGCGGGCGAGGAGCGCGTCCTCCAACGGATCATCGAGGTGTCCAGCGAGCATCATCGGCTCCGCTCCTTCGAGGCGGGGTTGTGCCCCTGGACGAGTACGCGGGGGAAGGGCGAGCGGTTCCAGTGGACGTGGCGGGGCGCCCCGGACACGCGCCTGTCACGTCCGAGGAGTCGACGCGCTCGGCGCCGGCGCGCGCGCCGTTCCCAGTTGACGTGGCGCTCGAAGCGTCGATACGCCTTCGCGAGTCGACCCCGCAGGAAAGGACCGCCCATGCCGAAGCTCAGCTCCGGAACAGCCATCGCCGTCGCATTTCTCTTCGGTTGCTCCGCGTCGTACGTCGCGCCGCGCTTTCTGGTGCCGCCGGTGCAGGCGGGGACCGATCCGCCCCGGTGGGAGGTTCGGTGCGTGGACGTGGAGACAGCGCGCGTCAGCGACAGTCAGGTGATCGAGGTGACCACCACGTCCGGATGGAACCCGGTCCTCAAGCGGTTCGGGCAGGAAGGCTGGGAGCCGGTGCAGTTCCTGCGCAGCGAGATGTCCGGGAAAATCGACGCCGTGTGCTTCAAGCGGCCTCTCCTCTGACGTGCCGCACAGGGCGCGCGTGGCGCGCAGCCGCCGCGCGCCTGGAGGGCGGTCGCGCCGGGAAGGCCGCCCGCGCCGGGACACGCCGGGACGGCCGTCGCGCGTCGGGAAGGCCGCGGCGAGCGGGCGACCCTGCCGCCTGGCATTCTTGCGGCGGAAGCCGGCCGGAAGGCATGCTAGGGGGCGCCGATGGAGTCCGTGATCCAGACGTACCGGATCCGCCTTGACGGCATCCGCTTTCGCGCCAAGCACGGCGTGTCTCGCGCCGAGCGCGACCTGCCCCAGGATTTCGTTGTGTGCCTGGAGGTGGAGCTCCCGATCTCGCTGTTGCCTCGAGCCGACACGCGCGCGCGCGTCTTCGATTACGACAAGCTCGCGAGCCTCGTCGTCGAATCGGGCACGAGCGCGTCGTACAAGCTGCTCGAGACGCTCGCCGAGCGCATCATCGAGCGGGTGCTCGACGACACGCCGGCCCTCCTCGTGACCGTTCAGGTCAAGAAGTTCGGCCCTCCGACGTCGGTGTCGGTGGATGCCGCATCCGTGGAGCTCTCGGGCCGCAAGGTCGGATGAGCTCGCTCTTGCAGGCGTCTTGGGCTCTCGCCAAGGTCACGTCATGGCGGACGACGCGGGGCGGCGGACGAGGTCGTTGATCGAGCGCAAGCAGGCGTTCGCCGCGCGGCAGGCGGCGCGCGGCAAGGGCGCCTTCGACGGGCTCGCGCCGATGGGCAGCGGGCCGCCGAACCGGCATGGGATGCCGAGGCTGCCGATCGGTCAGCGCGAGGTGAAGAGCTGGCCGGTGCTCGATCTCGGCGATACGCCGGACATCTCGACCGAGCGCTGGCAGCTCGAGATCGACGGGCTCTGCGAGGCGCCGCGGACCTACTCCTGGGAAGAGTTCATGGAGCTGCCGCAGACGCTCGACGTGTCCGACTTCCACTGCGTGACCACCTGGAGCCGCCTGGACAACCACTGGATCGGCGTCCGGTTCGCCGAGATCGCGGAGCGCGCGCGCCCGCTCGCGGACGCGCGCTTCGTGCTGATCGAGGCGAGCGACATCGCGCCCGGCACGCAGACCCCCTACACGACGAACCTGCCGCTCGACGAGGCCATGCTGCCCGACGTCCTGCTCGTCCACTCCTGGGAGGGCAAGCCGCTGCCCCGTGAGCACGGGGGTCCGGTGCGGATGATCACGCCGCAGCTCTACTCCTGGAAGGGCGCGAAGTGGATCCGGCGGATCACGTTCAGCGCGGCGGATCAGCCGGGGTTCTGGGAGATCCGCGGCTACTCGAACACGGCGTACCCGTGGTTCGACGATCGGTACGGCCGCCGCTAGGCGGGGCGCCGAGGAGGGTGAGCCACCATGCCTGGCGAGGAGAGCGTGAAGCGCACGGAGGCCTACGCGAGGGAGCACCTGGCCAACGAGCGGACGCACCTCGCCTACGTGCGCACGGCGATCGCGCTGCTCAGCTTCGGCATCACGCTCAACCGGGTCAGCCTCTACTTTCTGGAGGCGGGGCCGCCGGCCGCGCCCGGAGGGCCGCGGTCGTTGCTGCGCGAGGTCGTGGGCGTCGGCGCGGGGATGGTCGTGCTCGGGATGGCGCTCATCGCGTGGGCCGCGACGCGTTACCTGCGCGTCGCGCGCGCCATCGATCGCGGGGAGTACCGCCCTGACCGGACGGCGATCCTGATCTTCACGGCGGCGCTCTTCCTGGCCGGCGCGGCGAGCATCGCCTGGCTGTTCGCCTCGTGAGCCGGAGGCGAAGCGTCCCGGTGCGACGAGGCGCGGCCCGGCGAGCAGGGGCGCACGGCGCACGGCTGCGGACGTCCCCTCCTCGCGGCTCGGCGTAGAGCACGGTGTCAGTCAGCGGCTTTCCGCTGACGAGCACCGCTTTTCCTCCCTTCGACCTCGCGCCTGCCCTGCTGGAAGGCTGCCTCGCCAGCGGCGCATTCTGGTGAAAACTTGCGTGACGGCCGCGGGCCCGACGCGGCATAGTGCGCGTCTCGGATGACAGGCAAACGACACCCCGGCGGATTGGGGCCGCCAGGGTGCCGGCGCCTCAGCCTCGTGCCGGAGGACTGGAGCATGGGTAAGCCCATCGCGCCTTGGTTTGTTGGTTGCATTCTTCTCATCGGCCCAGCGACGTTCTTTGCATGTGGTGACGTGCCCTATATGGGCGGAGACTGCGCGGTCACGGATGACTGCGAGTCGGATCACCAGTACGTGCCGGGCACGATCTGCGTCGATGAGCGCTGCGTGTGCGGCGAGCCGGGCAAGGTCATCTGCTGCGCGCGCGGCGAGGAGGGCTCGCGCGGCGAGCAGGACTCGGAGTGTTTCAAGGCGTGCCTCACCTGCGACGAGTGCGCGGAGGGCACCGAGGAGGGCACCGAGAAGTGCTCCGGGGTGTCCGTGCCGCCCGGCGGCTGCGAGAGCGACGCGGAGTGCCCTGGCCCGCCGGACCCGCGGTGCGGCGCGGGGCGGTGCGTGGACGGCGCGTGCGCGGTGGAGATCCACGAGGGCCCCATCGAGTCGCAGCTCCGCGGCGATTGCAAGATCGAGAAGTGTACAGCCGACGGCGGTGTGGTCA
The nucleotide sequence above comes from Sorangium aterium. Encoded proteins:
- a CDS encoding serine/threonine-protein kinase; protein product: MAFRPPTPGLLVDNKYRLAERIGGGGMGDVFRAEHVLAGRAVAIKFLHPELADNSELSHRFFQEAQAVNRIRHPNIVDVIDAGVGELGPYIVMEHLDGESLGMALARFGRLDMEAAVGVAIPVLEALDAAHRAGIIHRDLKPENIFIAFDPSRGSAVVRLLDFGIAKVLDSDGPSPRTRTGVVFGTPDYLSPEQATGESPLDGRSDLFSVGVLLYEVLTGTRPFRAPTAVATAFRVVHAEVPTLASAGVTVDPRLEAIVQRLLQKDPAKRFQTAGDVVRELERVAPDPPRRTTALGRLINVQRRMALSLGNAPENERDRLSSSRDRSRPGFDVNPPPMRISPSIVPGGRVTEAPPGMRPSSEPAKPAPGVTLSNALRSRGSEPTMLSQRGESLPTVRSADLGLRAEPTVRSA
- a CDS encoding helix-turn-helix domain-containing protein; amino-acid sequence: MRAAAQVIGSTRETVTLTLGAFRKEGVLDAAGRRLIVKDREALARKR
- a CDS encoding sigma-70 family RNA polymerase sigma factor; this translates as MAPRLAALIDVAPDDARRALHALSEPEAMSAVLPGMRVHPALGSDCARVRRVVAALQEDQRTVLELAYFEGLSLVEIGERLAVPVGTVKSRLSRALDKLRTTLQEQPRAAAG
- a CDS encoding dihydroneopterin aldolase, with translation MESVIQTYRIRLDGIRFRAKHGVSRAERDLPQDFVVCLEVELPISLLPRADTRARVFDYDKLASLVVESGTSASYKLLETLAERIIERVLDDTPALLVTVQVKKFGPPTSVSVDAASVELSGRKVG
- a CDS encoding molybdopterin-dependent oxidoreductase; translation: MADDAGRRTRSLIERKQAFAARQAARGKGAFDGLAPMGSGPPNRHGMPRLPIGQREVKSWPVLDLGDTPDISTERWQLEIDGLCEAPRTYSWEEFMELPQTLDVSDFHCVTTWSRLDNHWIGVRFAEIAERARPLADARFVLIEASDIAPGTQTPYTTNLPLDEAMLPDVLLVHSWEGKPLPREHGGPVRMITPQLYSWKGAKWIRRITFSAADQPGFWEIRGYSNTAYPWFDDRYGRR
- a CDS encoding YidH family protein, yielding MPGEESVKRTEAYAREHLANERTHLAYVRTAIALLSFGITLNRVSLYFLEAGPPAAPGGPRSLLREVVGVGAGMVVLGMALIAWAATRYLRVARAIDRGEYRPDRTAILIFTAALFLAGAASIAWLFAS